A stretch of the Arthrobacter stackebrandtii genome encodes the following:
- a CDS encoding fumarylacetoacetate hydrolase family protein, whose amino-acid sequence MEQVSAGTFRQAGKVIAVHVSYRSRAEQRGSMPTEPSYFLKAASSLALSGTEVERPAGCELLAFEGEIALVIGTAARRVSPAEAWSHVRFVTAANDLGVYDLKYADKGSNVRSKSGDGFTPLGPALIPAPAVDPAGLRIRAWLNGALVQDDSGAGMLFPFSRIIADLSQLMTLEPGDIILTGTPAGSSVAVPGDTVEVEVDDPAAALSTGRLRTPVVQGQTPMAVYGSGPRATDADRIDAWGSPAAAGIPEPAPPLPAGGLSPELRRKLLSVGTATLSSQLRRRGLDNVSIDGLATTRPGVRIVGTARTLRFVPNREDLFKRHGGGFNAQKRIINSLHDGEVLVMEARGDPGAGTLGDVLALRAQVLGAAAIVTDGGVRDIAEVAALELPVFHAGAHPAVLGRRHIPWDTDVTVSCGGATVQPGDIIVGDDDGVLVIPPSYAEDVADAAIAQEHEEMFIAEMVAQGHSVEGLFPMDAHWRTRFAVWAAAPGTARHPGHTGHDSQAEGNAP is encoded by the coding sequence GTGGAGCAGGTTTCAGCAGGCACGTTCAGGCAGGCGGGCAAGGTCATCGCCGTCCATGTGTCCTACCGCTCGCGTGCCGAACAGCGCGGCAGCATGCCAACGGAACCGTCCTACTTCCTCAAGGCCGCCTCGTCGCTGGCCCTGTCCGGCACAGAGGTTGAGCGCCCCGCCGGCTGCGAGCTGCTCGCCTTCGAAGGCGAGATCGCGCTGGTCATCGGCACCGCCGCCCGCCGCGTCAGCCCTGCGGAGGCGTGGTCCCACGTCCGGTTCGTCACCGCCGCCAACGACCTCGGGGTCTACGACCTCAAGTATGCCGACAAGGGCTCCAACGTCCGCTCCAAGTCCGGCGACGGCTTCACCCCGCTGGGCCCGGCCCTCATCCCCGCCCCCGCCGTGGACCCGGCCGGCCTGCGCATCCGCGCCTGGCTCAACGGCGCGCTCGTCCAGGATGACAGCGGCGCGGGCATGCTGTTCCCGTTCAGCCGCATCATCGCGGACTTGTCGCAGCTCATGACGCTGGAACCGGGCGACATCATCCTCACAGGCACCCCGGCCGGATCCTCGGTGGCCGTGCCGGGCGACACCGTCGAGGTGGAGGTGGACGACCCCGCCGCAGCCCTGTCCACCGGCCGGCTGCGCACCCCCGTTGTGCAGGGCCAAACCCCCATGGCGGTGTACGGCAGCGGGCCCCGTGCCACCGACGCCGACCGCATCGACGCCTGGGGCTCCCCCGCCGCAGCCGGCATCCCGGAGCCGGCCCCGCCCCTCCCCGCCGGCGGACTCAGCCCGGAACTGCGCCGCAAGCTGCTCAGCGTGGGCACCGCCACCCTCAGCTCCCAGCTGCGCCGCCGAGGCCTGGACAACGTCAGCATCGACGGCCTCGCCACCACCCGGCCCGGGGTGCGGATCGTGGGAACTGCCCGGACACTGCGCTTCGTGCCCAATCGCGAGGACCTCTTCAAGCGCCACGGCGGCGGCTTCAATGCCCAGAAGCGCATCATCAATTCCCTGCACGACGGCGAGGTGCTGGTCATGGAGGCCCGCGGTGATCCCGGCGCGGGCACCTTGGGTGACGTCCTGGCCCTGCGGGCCCAGGTGCTTGGCGCCGCCGCGATTGTCACCGACGGCGGGGTGCGCGACATCGCCGAGGTCGCGGCCCTGGAACTGCCCGTGTTCCACGCCGGAGCCCACCCCGCAGTCCTGGGCAGGCGCCACATCCCCTGGGACACGGACGTCACCGTCTCCTGCGGCGGCGCCACCGTCCAGCCCGGCGACATCATTGTCGGCGACGATGACGGCGTGCTGGTCATCCCGCCGTCGTACGCGGAGGACGTGGCGGACGCCGCCATCGCCCAGGAGCACGAGGAAATGTTCATCGCGGAAATGGTCGCACAGGGCCACAGCGTGGAGGGGCTGTTCCCCATGGACGCGCACTGGCGGACCCGGTTCGCCGTATGGGCCGCCGCGCCCGGAACCGCCCGCCACCCGGGCCACACGGGCCATGACAGCCAAGCAGAAGGAAACGCCCCATGA
- the hpaE gene encoding 5-carboxymethyl-2-hydroxymuconate semialdehyde dehydrogenase: protein MSHFIPDKLPAHIRHYIDGGHADSVGGETFDVLDPVSNGNYATAAAGQKADVDRAVDAATRAFRDGPWPRLKNRERARVLNRIADAIEAREDRLAELETFDTGLPITQARGQAQRAAENFRFFADLVVAQLDDAMKVPGAQLNYVNRKPVGVAGLITPWNTPFMLESWKLAPALASGCTVVLKPAEFTPLSASLWAGIFEEAGLPRGVFNLVNGLGEEAGDALVKHPGVPLISFTGETTTGQAIFANAAPNLKGLSMELGGKSPCVVFADADLDAAIDSALFGVFSLNGERCTAGSRILVERGIYEEFCERYAARARNIVVGAPHDPATEVGALVHPEHYAKVMRYVDLGKSEGRLLAGGGRPPGLDTGNYVAPTVFADVAPDARIFQEEIFGPVVAITPFEDDAGALALANGVKYGLAAYVWTNDLVRAHTFAQGLEAGMVWLNSHNVRDLRTPFGGVKASGLGHEGGFRSLDFYTDQQAVHITLGTVHTPRFGAGPSGDAGPGRPPREERP from the coding sequence ATGAGCCATTTCATCCCGGACAAGCTGCCCGCGCACATCCGGCACTACATCGACGGCGGCCATGCGGACTCTGTGGGCGGGGAGACCTTTGACGTGCTGGACCCGGTGTCAAACGGCAACTACGCCACGGCCGCCGCCGGGCAGAAGGCGGACGTGGACCGGGCCGTGGACGCCGCCACGCGCGCATTCCGGGACGGGCCGTGGCCGCGGCTGAAGAACCGCGAGCGCGCCCGCGTGCTGAACAGGATTGCCGACGCCATCGAGGCCCGCGAGGACCGGCTGGCCGAACTGGAAACCTTTGACACCGGCCTGCCCATCACCCAGGCCCGCGGCCAGGCGCAGCGCGCGGCGGAGAATTTCCGCTTCTTCGCAGACCTGGTGGTGGCCCAGCTCGACGACGCCATGAAGGTTCCCGGCGCGCAGCTGAACTACGTGAACCGCAAGCCGGTGGGCGTGGCCGGGCTCATCACGCCGTGGAACACGCCGTTCATGCTGGAGTCGTGGAAACTGGCGCCCGCGCTCGCCTCCGGCTGCACCGTGGTGCTGAAACCGGCTGAATTCACTCCGCTCTCCGCGTCGCTGTGGGCCGGGATCTTCGAGGAGGCGGGCCTGCCGCGGGGCGTGTTCAACCTGGTCAACGGCCTGGGCGAGGAGGCCGGCGACGCCCTCGTGAAGCACCCCGGCGTACCGCTGATCTCCTTTACGGGCGAGACCACCACGGGGCAAGCCATCTTCGCCAACGCCGCCCCGAACCTGAAGGGCCTGTCCATGGAGCTCGGCGGCAAGAGCCCCTGCGTGGTGTTCGCCGACGCCGACCTCGACGCGGCGATCGACTCCGCCCTGTTCGGCGTGTTCTCCCTCAACGGCGAGCGCTGCACGGCCGGCTCGCGCATCCTGGTGGAGCGGGGCATCTACGAAGAGTTCTGCGAAAGGTATGCCGCCCGGGCCAGGAACATTGTGGTGGGCGCCCCCCACGACCCCGCCACCGAGGTGGGCGCGCTGGTGCACCCGGAGCACTACGCCAAGGTCATGCGGTACGTGGACCTCGGCAAGTCGGAGGGCCGCCTGCTCGCCGGCGGCGGCCGCCCCCCGGGCCTGGACACCGGAAACTACGTGGCCCCCACCGTCTTCGCGGACGTGGCCCCCGACGCGCGGATCTTCCAGGAGGAGATCTTCGGCCCAGTCGTTGCCATCACGCCCTTTGAGGACGACGCCGGGGCGCTGGCCTTGGCGAATGGCGTCAAGTACGGCCTGGCCGCCTATGTGTGGACGAACGACCTGGTGCGTGCCCACACCTTCGCCCAAGGCCTGGAGGCGGGCATGGTGTGGTTGAACAGCCACAACGTGAGGGACCTGCGCACCCCGTTCGGCGGGGTCAAGGCGTCGGGGCTGGGGCATGAGGGCGGCTTTCGCTCCCTCGACTTCTACACCGACCAGCAGGCCGTCCACATCACGCTGGGCACCGTGCACACGCCCAGGTTTGGCGCGGGGCCGTCTGGGGATGCAGGCCCCGGCCGCCCGCCCCGGGAGGAGCGGCCATGA
- the hpaD gene encoding 3,4-dihydroxyphenylacetate 2,3-dioxygenase, translating into MTDFVHTPSLPPPDIVRCAYMELVVTDLAASREFYVDLLGLHVTFEDADTIYLRTLEEFIHHNLVLRRGPVAAAAVAAFRVRTPADVSRAEAYYQALGARTERRLGGFVKGIGDAVRVEDPLGFPYEFFYEAEHVERLTQRYDLYSAGELVRLDHFNQVTPDVPRGQKYLQDLGFRVSEDIQDAAGTTYAVWLHRKQTVHDTALTQGDGPRMHHLAFATHEKQNIIAVCDKMGALRISDRIERGPGRHGVSNAFYLYILDPDGHRVEIYTQDYYTGDPDNPVITWDVHDNQRRDWWGNPVVPSWYTEASLVLDLDGRPQPLSQPAGVSEQDVTVGADGFSYTRGPSGVQHGEGHGDGPQGFKLGGQL; encoded by the coding sequence ATGACAGATTTCGTGCACACCCCGAGCCTCCCGCCGCCGGACATCGTGCGCTGCGCCTACATGGAACTGGTGGTCACGGATCTCGCCGCGTCCCGCGAATTTTACGTGGACCTGCTGGGCCTGCACGTGACCTTTGAGGACGCGGACACCATCTACCTGCGCACCCTGGAGGAGTTCATCCACCACAACCTGGTCCTGCGGCGGGGCCCGGTGGCCGCTGCCGCCGTGGCAGCCTTCCGGGTCAGGACCCCCGCCGACGTTTCCCGCGCCGAGGCGTACTACCAGGCGCTGGGTGCCCGCACCGAGCGCCGCCTCGGCGGTTTCGTGAAGGGCATTGGCGACGCCGTCCGGGTGGAGGACCCGCTGGGCTTCCCCTACGAGTTCTTCTACGAGGCGGAGCACGTGGAACGACTGACCCAGCGCTACGACCTGTACAGTGCAGGCGAGCTGGTCCGGCTGGACCACTTCAACCAGGTCACCCCGGATGTCCCGCGCGGCCAAAAGTACCTGCAAGACCTGGGGTTCCGCGTCTCCGAGGACATCCAGGACGCCGCCGGAACCACGTATGCGGTGTGGCTGCACCGCAAGCAGACGGTCCACGACACCGCCCTGACCCAGGGCGACGGCCCCCGCATGCACCACCTGGCGTTTGCCACGCATGAAAAACAAAACATCATCGCGGTCTGCGACAAGATGGGGGCGCTGCGCATCTCCGACAGGATCGAGCGCGGGCCAGGCCGGCACGGTGTCTCCAACGCGTTCTACCTCTACATCCTGGACCCCGATGGGCACCGGGTGGAGATTTACACGCAGGACTACTACACGGGCGATCCCGACAACCCCGTCATCACGTGGGACGTGCACGACAACCAGCGCCGTGACTGGTGGGGCAACCCCGTGGTCCCGTCCTGGTACACCGAGGCCTCCCTGGTCCTGGACCTCGACGGGCGGCCCCAGCCGCTCAGCCAGCCGGCGGGCGTATCCGAGCAGGACGTCACGGTTGGCGCCGACGGCTTCTCCTACACGCGCGGGCCCAGCGGCGTGCAGCACGGCGAGGGCCACGGCGATGGGCCGCAGGGTTTCAAGCTGGGCGGCCAGCTGTGA
- the hpaH gene encoding 2-oxo-hept-4-ene-1,7-dioate hydratase, producing MLDAATVAAIADELVEAGRTRIPVPLLTARHPGMTVDDAYRVQRLWRRRGEASGRVVAGHKIGLTSKAMQRATGITEPDYGVIFRDAILDSGATLEWSRYTRPRVEVELAFLLNNDIHGPDATVFDVLRATEYVTPALEILDSRIEMEGRTIVDTISDNAALGAVVVGGTPVKPDAVDLPWVAAVLHRNHTVEETGVAAGVLGHPANGVAWLANKLAAHGEMLRAGELILAGSFTAPLWVNAGDTIYADYRELGTITCHFE from the coding sequence ATGCTTGACGCCGCCACCGTGGCAGCCATCGCCGACGAACTCGTGGAGGCCGGACGGACTAGGATCCCCGTCCCACTCCTGACCGCACGTCACCCCGGCATGACCGTGGACGACGCCTACCGGGTGCAGCGCCTGTGGCGCAGGCGCGGCGAGGCGTCTGGCCGGGTGGTCGCCGGGCACAAGATCGGCCTGACGTCCAAGGCCATGCAGCGCGCCACCGGCATCACGGAACCGGACTACGGCGTCATCTTCCGCGACGCCATCCTGGACAGCGGCGCCACGCTCGAGTGGTCACGCTACACCCGCCCGCGCGTCGAGGTTGAACTCGCCTTCCTGCTCAACAACGACATCCACGGTCCGGACGCCACTGTCTTCGACGTCCTGCGCGCCACCGAATACGTCACCCCTGCCCTGGAAATCCTGGACTCCCGCATCGAGATGGAGGGCAGGACCATCGTGGACACCATCAGCGACAACGCCGCGCTCGGCGCCGTGGTGGTGGGCGGCACCCCGGTGAAGCCGGACGCCGTCGACCTTCCCTGGGTGGCGGCGGTGCTGCACCGCAACCACACCGTGGAGGAAACCGGGGTCGCGGCCGGCGTCCTGGGCCACCCGGCAAACGGCGTCGCCTGGCTGGCCAACAAGCTCGCCGCCCACGGGGAGATGCTCAGGGCGGGCGAACTCATCCTCGCCGGATCCTTCACAGCCCCGTTGTGGGTCAACGCGGGCGACACCATCTACGCCGACTACCGCGAACTGGGGACCATCACATGCCATTTCGAGTAG
- a CDS encoding aldolase/citrate lyase family protein has product MPFRVDPSLKDALADATRPLVGMWVSSGSALMAEICAGSGLDVVLVDGEHGPNGLEGILAQLQAVRGHPVTAVVRPPVNDAVVIKQYLDIGVQSLMVPMVHTAADAEAAAAAAHYPPRGVRGVGSALARSSRWNRIPDYVQRASETITVMVQIESAEAVGNVADILAVDGIDAIFLGPADLAASMGRLGAQDHPEVVAAVEHCIAAAKAAGKPAGVNAFAEATARHYLGAGAGLVVVGADVTLLARGSEGLAATYIPQ; this is encoded by the coding sequence ATGCCATTTCGAGTAGACCCGTCGCTCAAGGACGCCCTCGCCGACGCAACCCGCCCGCTCGTGGGCATGTGGGTGTCCTCCGGCAGCGCGCTCATGGCCGAGATTTGTGCGGGGTCCGGGCTGGATGTGGTGCTGGTCGACGGCGAGCACGGCCCCAACGGGCTCGAGGGCATCCTCGCCCAGCTGCAAGCCGTCCGCGGCCACCCGGTGACGGCGGTGGTGCGCCCGCCAGTGAACGATGCCGTCGTCATCAAGCAGTACCTGGACATCGGTGTGCAGTCGCTCATGGTCCCCATGGTCCACACCGCGGCCGACGCCGAGGCTGCCGCAGCCGCCGCGCACTACCCGCCGCGGGGTGTGCGCGGGGTCGGCTCGGCACTGGCCCGGTCCTCCCGCTGGAACCGCATCCCGGACTACGTCCAGCGCGCGTCGGAGACGATCACGGTCATGGTGCAGATTGAATCCGCCGAGGCCGTGGGGAACGTGGCGGACATCCTGGCCGTGGACGGCATCGACGCCATCTTCCTCGGCCCGGCCGACCTCGCAGCCTCCATGGGCAGGCTGGGGGCGCAGGACCATCCGGAGGTGGTGGCCGCCGTCGAGCATTGCATTGCTGCGGCGAAGGCGGCGGGCAAGCCGGCGGGGGTCAACGCCTTCGCCGAGGCCACGGCCCGGCACTACCTCGGCGCCGGTGCCGGCCTGGTGGTGGTGGGCGCGGACGTCACCCTGCTGGCGCGCGGCAGCGAGGGGCTGGCCGCCACCTATATTCCCCAGTGA
- a CDS encoding VOC family protein: MTERVGQLASISLDCPDTDVLAAFYSRLLGLTEAFATPDRGVIALAGAGPMLTLMRVDSFVPPDWPEGPQRQQLHLDIAVEELDAASDSAVALGATAAKIQPAPDQWRVLLDPAGHPFCLTAVRPG; this comes from the coding sequence ATGACTGAGCGTGTCGGACAACTTGCCTCCATCTCACTGGACTGCCCGGATACAGACGTGTTGGCGGCTTTCTACTCCCGGCTTCTGGGCCTCACGGAGGCCTTCGCGACTCCGGACCGAGGGGTCATCGCCCTGGCAGGGGCAGGTCCCATGCTCACGCTGATGCGCGTTGACAGCTTTGTTCCCCCGGACTGGCCGGAAGGCCCCCAACGGCAGCAACTTCACTTGGACATCGCCGTGGAGGAACTGGATGCGGCAAGTGATTCCGCCGTGGCACTGGGTGCCACTGCCGCCAAGATCCAGCCGGCCCCCGACCAATGGAGGGTGCTGCTGGACCCGGCAGGCCACCCGTTTTGCCTCACGGCGGTCCGCCCCGGCTAA
- a CDS encoding MBL fold metallo-hydrolase, translated as MSWTEVGAGVFVQRYEAGDINIAAVVGPHGVTVADTRGSGAEAQEVLDDVARQFELPVVAAINTHAHYDHSFGNATFAGLGVPVVGHHRIPAHYAAFEAPRLAAWQADPSREPDKHWHDVVLAPPTDSIHRPTTLAHSGRDIACIPVSAGHTDTDLAVLVPDARVWLLGDLVEESGPPMFGSGSRPLGWPGAVDEILLQIRPGDVVVPGHGRIVDRDFVVHQASALHSVAGAIRSSHAAGHTVDEAVQAAALPWPDWMLRSAFEEGFSELGAAPQEVR; from the coding sequence ATGTCATGGACAGAAGTGGGTGCCGGCGTGTTTGTGCAGCGGTATGAGGCCGGGGACATCAACATCGCGGCCGTCGTCGGGCCGCACGGGGTGACGGTGGCCGACACCCGCGGTTCCGGCGCGGAGGCGCAGGAAGTCCTGGACGACGTCGCGCGGCAGTTCGAGCTGCCGGTGGTTGCGGCCATCAACACGCATGCGCACTACGACCACAGCTTCGGCAACGCAACTTTCGCCGGGCTCGGGGTTCCTGTCGTCGGACACCACCGGATTCCCGCCCACTACGCAGCCTTCGAGGCCCCGCGCCTGGCAGCATGGCAGGCAGATCCGTCCCGCGAACCCGACAAGCATTGGCACGACGTCGTGCTGGCGCCGCCCACGGACTCCATCCACCGGCCCACGACGCTTGCGCACAGCGGCCGGGACATTGCGTGCATCCCGGTTTCCGCCGGCCACACCGACACGGACCTGGCCGTCCTCGTGCCGGATGCGCGGGTCTGGCTGCTCGGAGACCTGGTGGAGGAATCCGGGCCGCCCATGTTTGGTTCCGGAAGCCGGCCGCTTGGCTGGCCGGGCGCCGTCGATGAAATCCTGCTGCAGATCCGGCCTGGTGACGTTGTGGTGCCGGGCCACGGCCGGATAGTTGACCGCGATTTTGTGGTGCACCAGGCATCCGCCCTGCACAGCGTGGCCGGCGCCATCCGCAGTTCCCATGCCGCGGGGCACACGGTCGACGAGGCGGTGCAGGCCGCGGCCCTGCCCTGGCCGGATTGGATGCTGCGCTCCGCGTTCGAGGAGGGGTTTTCCGAGCTGGGTGCAGCCCCGCAGGAAGTCCGTTGA